One stretch of Pandoraea oxalativorans DNA includes these proteins:
- a CDS encoding DUF2501 domain-containing protein, giving the protein MSRRMECKASPATTAGLKRWAGVGAASVALAMAAGMPTAAHAQLDLLKNAVGGGNSGGGDSGGLASSLGGLASGGSGSLTSSSIGNATGILQFCIKNSYLGGANLNSATDVKDKLLGKIGTQSGSPAASPGYLDGAKGLLSSPDGKTVDLNGGGLKEQLTRKVCDKVLDQAKSFL; this is encoded by the coding sequence ATGTCCCGACGTATGGAATGCAAGGCAAGCCCCGCAACCACAGCGGGCCTGAAACGATGGGCCGGTGTCGGCGCAGCGAGCGTCGCACTGGCGATGGCCGCGGGTATGCCGACCGCGGCGCATGCGCAACTCGATTTGCTGAAGAACGCCGTCGGCGGCGGTAATTCGGGCGGCGGCGATAGCGGTGGTCTGGCGAGCAGCCTCGGCGGCCTGGCGTCGGGCGGGAGCGGATCGCTCACGTCGAGCAGCATCGGCAATGCGACCGGTATCCTCCAGTTCTGCATCAAGAACAGCTATCTCGGCGGTGCGAATCTGAATTCTGCGACGGACGTGAAGGACAAGCTGCTCGGCAAGATCGGCACGCAGTCCGGCTCACCGGCCGCCAGCCCCGGCTATCTCGACGGCGCGAAGGGACTGCTGTCGTCACCGGACGGCAAGACCGTCGATCTGAACGGCGGCGGCCTCAAGGAACAGCTCACCCGCAAGGTCTGCGACAAGGTGCTCGATCAGGCCAAGTCGTTCCTTTGA
- a CDS encoding FMN-binding negative transcriptional regulator: MYQPAAFTEDRPEVLHDLIRTHPLGLLVSAGAQGLIADSIPFLMYADEGEFGTLRGHLARANPHGPALRDVDDCLVAFTGPQGYITPSWYAAKAEHGKVVPTWNYAAVQVWGKPRVIDDAAWLRRLVADLTNSQELRLPAPWAVEDALADFIDGMLRAIVGVEIPIRRIEGKFKMSQNRAMPDRVGVVNGLRALGADSEALAALVAQRGDVPDA; encoded by the coding sequence ATGTATCAGCCTGCCGCCTTCACCGAAGATCGCCCCGAAGTCCTGCACGATCTCATTCGTACGCATCCGCTCGGACTGCTCGTGAGCGCCGGAGCGCAGGGGCTGATCGCCGATTCGATTCCGTTTCTGATGTACGCCGACGAAGGTGAGTTCGGGACCCTGCGCGGGCATCTGGCACGCGCCAATCCGCATGGACCGGCGTTGCGCGATGTGGACGATTGCCTGGTCGCGTTCACGGGGCCGCAGGGATACATCACGCCGTCGTGGTACGCCGCCAAGGCTGAGCACGGCAAGGTCGTGCCGACGTGGAACTACGCGGCCGTGCAGGTGTGGGGCAAGCCGCGCGTGATCGACGACGCGGCCTGGCTGCGGCGTCTGGTGGCCGACCTGACGAACTCGCAGGAGTTGCGCCTGCCCGCGCCGTGGGCGGTCGAAGATGCGCTGGCGGACTTCATCGACGGCATGCTGCGTGCCATTGTGGGTGTGGAGATTCCGATTCGTCGCATCGAAGGCAAATTCAAGATGTCGCAGAACCGCGCGATGCCCGACCGCGTCGGCGTGGTGAACGGGCTGCGTGCGTTGGGGGCGGACAGCGAGGCATTGGCGGCGCTCGTCGCGCAGCGTGGCGACGTGCCCGACGCCTGA
- a CDS encoding dihydroorotate dehydrogenase, giving the protein MADLSVRVGALTLRNPVMPASGCFAVEYAEALDLNRLGALVVKSVSPDARAGNPTPRVAETASGMLNSIGIPSKGLDAYRRDVLPAYTRFDTPVVVSVSADTAESFGEACETLSLPEVAAIEANISCPNLEADGMAFAMQAESTYKAVSAIRRRTSHPLWVKLTPNAGQIALIARAAEDAGADAIVMGNTVLGMAIDVRTRKPKLGNVMGGLSGPAIKPLAVRLVHQCHRAVRIPIIGCGGIETADDAVEFMLAGATAVQVGTASFRDPAVMGHIVDGLDAYCGANDVERIATLTGAVALDAQLSDRWLRFAQQSG; this is encoded by the coding sequence TTGGCTGATCTTTCCGTTCGCGTCGGGGCGCTCACGCTGCGCAATCCCGTGATGCCCGCGTCGGGCTGCTTCGCTGTCGAGTATGCCGAGGCGCTCGACCTGAATCGTCTCGGCGCGCTCGTCGTCAAGAGCGTGTCGCCCGATGCGCGGGCAGGCAATCCGACGCCGCGCGTGGCCGAGACCGCCAGCGGCATGCTCAACTCCATCGGCATTCCGAGCAAGGGACTCGACGCGTACCGTCGCGACGTGTTGCCCGCCTACACGCGCTTCGATACACCGGTCGTGGTCTCGGTGTCGGCCGACACCGCTGAGTCGTTCGGTGAAGCCTGCGAGACGTTGTCGCTGCCGGAAGTCGCGGCCATCGAGGCCAACATTTCCTGCCCGAATCTCGAAGCGGACGGCATGGCCTTCGCGATGCAGGCCGAGAGCACGTACAAAGCCGTGAGCGCGATCCGACGCCGCACCTCGCACCCGCTGTGGGTGAAGCTCACACCGAACGCCGGTCAGATTGCGCTGATTGCACGTGCGGCCGAGGATGCCGGGGCCGACGCCATCGTCATGGGCAATACGGTCCTCGGCATGGCCATCGACGTGCGCACGCGCAAGCCGAAGCTCGGCAATGTGATGGGCGGACTCTCCGGCCCGGCAATCAAGCCACTCGCCGTGCGGCTCGTGCATCAATGCCACCGCGCCGTGCGCATCCCGATCATCGGCTGCGGTGGCATCGAGACGGCAGACGACGCCGTGGAATTCATGCTCGCCGGTGCGACGGCCGTGCAGGTCGGCACGGCGTCGTTCCGCGATCCGGCGGTCATGGGGCACATCGTCGACGGGCTCGATGCATACTGCGGCGCGAACGACGTCGAGCGGATCGCAACGCTCACCGGTGCCGTCGCGCTCGACGCGCAACTGTCCGACCGCTGGCTGCGCTTTGCACAGCAGTCCGGCTGA
- a CDS encoding DNA/RNA non-specific endonuclease, whose translation MKQSRWTVTAVRASRLRAMAGQLAISLSLSSILAVGAVAAVVAFPNAAKAAASACGDHYWSGTAPDIANSAMTRAAREVCFSAFGVMHSGVTRTPLWSAEHLTRAGLSDARRISRVNNFHAESQLPASERAELRDYVRSGYDRGHMAPSADMPDPQAQSESFSLSNMVPQNSENNRYLWAGIESSVRKLAQDRGELFVITGPLFKGKTITQVGDRVMVPTQLFKVVYDPKRKQAGAYLVANEATGDYSVVSVAELEKLAGIDFFPGMPASVKSTAMSLPKPKAAGGGSKRKREQDVPTYREVQTVLDILRTIIR comes from the coding sequence ATGAAGCAGTCTCGATGGACGGTTACCGCAGTGCGCGCAAGCCGCTTGCGCGCGATGGCCGGGCAGTTGGCAATCTCTCTTTCCCTTTCTTCCATACTCGCCGTCGGGGCAGTCGCTGCGGTTGTGGCGTTCCCGAACGCAGCCAAAGCTGCGGCATCGGCCTGCGGCGATCACTACTGGTCGGGCACGGCCCCCGACATCGCCAACAGCGCCATGACGCGTGCCGCCCGTGAGGTGTGCTTCAGTGCGTTCGGCGTGATGCACTCGGGCGTGACGCGCACGCCGCTCTGGTCCGCCGAACATCTCACGCGCGCCGGACTGAGCGACGCCCGTCGGATCTCGCGCGTGAACAACTTCCACGCCGAGTCGCAACTCCCTGCAAGCGAACGCGCCGAGTTGCGCGATTACGTGCGCTCGGGCTACGACCGTGGGCACATGGCGCCTTCCGCCGACATGCCGGACCCGCAGGCACAGTCCGAAAGTTTTTCGCTGTCGAACATGGTGCCGCAGAACAGCGAGAACAATCGCTACCTGTGGGCGGGCATCGAGTCGAGTGTGCGCAAGCTCGCGCAGGACCGAGGCGAGTTGTTCGTGATCACCGGGCCGCTTTTCAAGGGCAAGACGATCACTCAGGTGGGCGACCGGGTGATGGTGCCCACGCAGCTCTTCAAGGTCGTCTACGACCCGAAGCGCAAGCAGGCGGGCGCGTATCTGGTGGCGAACGAGGCGACGGGCGACTATTCGGTCGTGAGCGTGGCCGAACTCGAAAAGCTCGCTGGCATCGACTTCTTCCCCGGCATGCCCGCGAGCGTCAAGAGCACGGCGATGTCCCTGCCTAAGCCCAAGGCGGCGGGCGGCGGCAGCAAGCGAAAACGCGAGCAAGACGTGCCGACGTACCGCGAAGTGCAGACGGTGCTCGACATCTTGCGTACGATCATCCGTTAA
- a CDS encoding restriction endonuclease, which produces MAVNSLVKTKSKLHAGAVVNRGFESIIDRLAREFWRAAHTREQQHAQSQSRSLAEVRALDQAQRAWEEAPAADPVASERLRLAWRQAEAAAQGARAKFEMARLARLLSDGLTRDLRIPPADLRARNTPPVLDTRHLPKILAKPEWETFAPEKPGRLALAMPGASGRYEQAVAKARSEFVHAEREYEASKIRRTQGSMILQIAQQKATEAARAESARQNAAVADFEGALLRGEAAAVTGYARIVLSRSPYPEAFQQTLAAHYVENLKLLAIGYDVPTLDAAVPTALDYHYNAAEDAIQGATVGDAVRAQAYAGALQQIVLRSLHELFAADPLRHVNAVVLNLYASDGDARICLASVHAARADFAALVLTEGDAATHLAALGARVWARPDALQAVTPVAGVDMTQVVTDADVAVDRRFNLMTLSDKDFTQVMFHLLRSHGFEGPPLVPGEKGGMLMCRAWDPHPIFGGDVVVHIFREMDRSARLELTAARAMLSEMQQIGAARGMLITTGEFDDGVEEFARDRRIELLSGHHLVFLLKENAGVDASVVVPETVDATAAPF; this is translated from the coding sequence ATGGCAGTCAATTCGCTCGTCAAAACAAAATCAAAATTGCATGCGGGGGCAGTAGTGAATCGGGGATTCGAGAGCATCATCGATCGGCTGGCGCGCGAGTTCTGGCGCGCAGCACACACGCGCGAGCAGCAGCACGCACAATCGCAGTCGCGCTCGCTGGCGGAAGTCCGCGCGCTGGATCAGGCGCAACGCGCCTGGGAAGAGGCACCGGCCGCCGACCCGGTGGCGAGCGAGCGCCTGCGGCTGGCATGGCGACAGGCGGAAGCCGCCGCCCAGGGCGCACGCGCGAAGTTCGAAATGGCGCGACTGGCGCGTCTGCTCTCCGACGGGCTCACCCGCGACCTGCGCATTCCTCCGGCCGATCTGCGCGCGCGCAACACGCCCCCCGTGCTCGATACGCGACATTTGCCGAAGATTCTGGCGAAGCCCGAGTGGGAGACGTTCGCACCGGAAAAGCCGGGGCGACTGGCGCTGGCGATGCCCGGTGCGTCCGGACGCTACGAGCAGGCCGTCGCCAAGGCGCGCAGCGAGTTCGTCCACGCGGAGCGCGAATACGAAGCGTCGAAGATTCGCCGGACCCAGGGGTCGATGATCCTTCAGATCGCGCAGCAAAAGGCGACGGAAGCCGCGCGCGCCGAGAGCGCCCGTCAAAACGCGGCCGTGGCCGATTTCGAAGGCGCACTCCTGCGCGGCGAGGCCGCTGCCGTGACGGGGTACGCGCGCATCGTGCTCAGCCGCAGTCCGTATCCGGAAGCGTTCCAGCAAACGCTCGCTGCGCATTACGTCGAGAACCTCAAGCTGCTGGCCATCGGGTACGACGTGCCGACGCTCGACGCTGCCGTGCCGACGGCGCTCGACTATCACTACAACGCGGCGGAAGACGCCATACAAGGGGCGACCGTCGGTGACGCCGTCCGCGCGCAGGCCTATGCCGGTGCGCTGCAACAGATCGTATTGCGTTCGCTGCACGAGTTGTTCGCCGCCGATCCGCTCAGACACGTGAATGCGGTTGTCCTCAATCTGTACGCCAGTGACGGCGACGCGCGCATCTGCCTCGCGAGCGTGCACGCAGCGCGCGCCGATTTCGCGGCGCTCGTGCTGACCGAAGGCGACGCCGCCACGCATCTGGCGGCGCTCGGCGCACGCGTGTGGGCGCGACCCGACGCGCTGCAAGCGGTAACGCCGGTGGCAGGTGTGGATATGACACAGGTCGTCACCGATGCCGATGTGGCCGTCGACCGCCGTTTCAATCTGATGACGCTCAGCGACAAGGACTTCACGCAGGTGATGTTCCATCTGCTGCGTTCACATGGTTTCGAAGGCCCTCCGCTGGTGCCTGGCGAAAAGGGAGGCATGCTGATGTGCCGCGCCTGGGACCCGCATCCGATTTTCGGTGGCGATGTCGTCGTCCACATCTTCCGCGAGATGGATCGCAGCGCACGGCTGGAACTGACGGCGGCGCGTGCGATGCTCTCCGAGATGCAACAGATCGGTGCCGCACGCGGCATGCTGATCACGACCGGCGAGTTCGACGACGGCGTGGAGGAGTTCGCGCGCGACCGACGCATCGAACTGCTCTCCGGACATCATCTCGTCTTCCTGCTCAAGGAAAATGCCGGAGTCGACGCCAGTGTCGTCGTGCCGGAAACCGTGGATGCGACTGCGGCGCCGTTCTGA
- a CDS encoding phosphatase PAP2 family protein, with the protein MTELSPNAAPANPPAAATSTPCLRTAWFCALACLLLALVAIPWIDRPVVDFAHAHTQGTRWIQHIAELPAPLFVAAWPTFLIVGAVLFFRRKLPSWAVTLWLAAGAVGVGSLAKQALKFVFGRTWPATWIHENPSYLRDGVFEFRFFGGGSAAFASFPSGHLTVMLAFTTVLALRHQVLRVPCAIAIALTAFGQLAAAYHWTSDALAGAALGIAVGSLFVMGWQHRQASRHA; encoded by the coding sequence ATGACTGAACTCTCGCCGAACGCCGCCCCCGCCAACCCGCCCGCCGCCGCCACTTCGACTCCCTGTCTGCGCACTGCATGGTTCTGCGCGCTGGCCTGCCTGCTGCTCGCCCTCGTCGCGATTCCCTGGATCGACCGGCCTGTCGTCGACTTCGCACATGCACACACGCAAGGCACTCGCTGGATTCAGCACATCGCAGAGTTGCCCGCGCCGTTGTTCGTGGCGGCATGGCCAACGTTCCTGATCGTCGGCGCGGTGTTGTTCTTCCGCCGCAAGCTGCCGTCGTGGGCGGTGACGTTGTGGCTCGCAGCAGGCGCTGTCGGCGTTGGCAGCCTGGCCAAGCAAGCGCTGAAATTCGTCTTCGGACGCACCTGGCCCGCCACGTGGATCCACGAGAATCCGTCGTATTTGCGCGACGGCGTTTTCGAGTTCCGGTTCTTCGGCGGCGGCAGCGCGGCCTTCGCGTCGTTCCCCTCTGGCCACCTTACCGTGATGCTTGCGTTCACCACCGTGCTCGCGCTGCGTCATCAAGTGCTTCGCGTGCCGTGCGCCATCGCCATCGCACTGACGGCCTTCGGGCAACTCGCCGCCGCCTATCACTGGACGAGCGACGCGCTCGCCGGGGCTGCCCTCGGTATCGCCGTCGGCTCGCTCTTCGTCATGGGCTGGCAGCACCGGCAGGCCAGCCGTCACGCCTGA
- a CDS encoding sulfite exporter TauE/SafE family protein produces MTADPLLPLLPLIVGACIGGFVQGLSGFAFSLVALSFWAWSLPPTLAGPLAAFCSLVGQILALRTVRRAVPLARLAPFVLCGLVGVPVGVWILRYLDPVWFRASIGAILVVYCSILLLAAHLPRIAHGGRAADGVVGFIGGVMGGIGGLVGVVPTLWCTLRGWDKDMQRAVMQIFFIVMHTLTITLYAVHGVITAQTLHVFAIAVPSMILPTLAGAWAYKFLSDHMFRRMVLALLACSGVTLLVGTVPELLAR; encoded by the coding sequence ATGACCGCCGATCCACTGCTTCCCCTCCTCCCGCTCATCGTCGGCGCCTGTATCGGCGGCTTTGTCCAAGGCTTGTCCGGCTTTGCGTTCAGTCTGGTCGCCCTGTCGTTCTGGGCGTGGTCACTGCCGCCCACGCTCGCAGGTCCGCTTGCCGCCTTCTGTTCGCTCGTCGGCCAGATCCTCGCGTTGCGGACGGTGCGTCGGGCCGTGCCGCTGGCGCGTCTCGCGCCGTTCGTGTTGTGCGGACTGGTGGGCGTGCCGGTCGGCGTGTGGATTCTGCGTTACCTCGATCCGGTGTGGTTTCGGGCGAGTATCGGGGCTATCCTCGTCGTCTATTGTTCGATCCTGTTGCTCGCGGCGCACCTGCCACGCATTGCACACGGCGGCCGCGCGGCCGACGGCGTTGTCGGTTTCATCGGCGGGGTGATGGGCGGCATTGGCGGGCTCGTCGGCGTGGTGCCGACGCTCTGGTGCACGTTGCGCGGATGGGACAAGGACATGCAGCGCGCCGTCATGCAGATCTTCTTCATCGTCATGCACACGCTCACCATCACGCTGTACGCCGTGCATGGCGTGATCACGGCGCAGACACTGCATGTGTTCGCGATTGCCGTGCCGTCGATGATCCTGCCGACACTCGCGGGCGCGTGGGCTTACAAGTTCCTCTCCGATCACATGTTCCGGCGCATGGTGCTGGCGCTGCTGGCCTGCTCCGGCGTGACGTTGCT
- a CDS encoding dihydroorotate dehydrogenase electron transfer subunit, with protein sequence MSVVSLTPNNATRPLARVPSPTCHPHEAQPDTTACGSAAGHLVATHRCRVLTHHAVNARYRYLRLQADAPVALTTRPGQFYQLKCPVTENDAPFLLRPMSVYGTGPEPDTMEFLYNVTGVGTRALATLTEGASLDIVGPLGNTFTLDTQWQRVMVVARGVGLATMAPLVQRAAAAGLRLTVVMSARSEADLMRDEFLRSPEARALADVHCVFDSDGSSAVAALEPRIRALLAAAPHDAVYTCGSHRLLMLLQRVLAAHPEITGEVAMEQRMACGMGVCLSCVRLFDCDGDKQFLRVCREGPVFAIRDVVGEVDFG encoded by the coding sequence ATGTCCGTCGTCTCCCTGACGCCTAACAACGCCACCCGCCCATTGGCGCGGGTGCCTTCGCCGACGTGCCATCCGCACGAAGCGCAGCCAGACACTACCGCCTGCGGGTCGGCCGCCGGGCACCTCGTCGCTACGCATCGCTGCCGCGTGCTCACCCATCACGCCGTCAACGCGCGCTATCGCTATCTGCGGTTGCAGGCCGATGCCCCCGTCGCGCTCACCACGCGCCCCGGGCAGTTCTATCAACTGAAGTGTCCGGTGACGGAGAACGACGCGCCGTTCCTGCTACGTCCGATGAGCGTCTACGGCACCGGCCCCGAGCCGGACACTATGGAGTTTCTCTACAACGTGACGGGTGTCGGCACCCGCGCGCTCGCCACGCTGACCGAGGGCGCATCGCTCGACATCGTCGGCCCGCTCGGCAACACGTTCACACTGGACACGCAATGGCAGCGCGTCATGGTCGTCGCCCGTGGCGTCGGTCTGGCGACGATGGCCCCGCTGGTGCAACGCGCCGCGGCGGCCGGTCTGCGGCTGACGGTCGTCATGTCGGCGCGCAGCGAAGCCGATCTGATGCGCGACGAATTTCTGCGCTCGCCCGAAGCCCGCGCATTGGCTGACGTGCATTGCGTGTTCGACAGCGATGGCTCGTCGGCAGTCGCGGCGCTTGAGCCGCGCATTCGCGCCCTGCTCGCCGCAGCCCCGCACGACGCGGTGTACACCTGCGGCTCGCATCGTCTGCTGATGCTGCTCCAGCGTGTGCTGGCCGCACATCCGGAGATCACCGGCGAAGTCGCGATGGAGCAGCGCATGGCTTGCGGCATGGGCGTGTGCCTGTCGTGCGTGCGCCTGTTCGATTGCGACGGCGACAAGCAATTCCTGCGCGTGTGCCGTGAAGGCCCTGTGTTTGCCATTCGCGATGTCGTCGGGGAGGTGGATTTTGGCTGA
- a CDS encoding M20 family metallopeptidase: MNDIVTPTQPSLDTAALREFVERKWNDEILHALTDYIAVPAKSPGFDADWARNGYIDRVVRDAAQWAERQPVKGLKLEVIRLEGRTPVIFFEVPTTRSGSTETIVLYGHLDKQPEFDGWRKDLGPWTPKFEDGKLYGRGGADDGYAIYSSVTALAALDAQGVERPRCVGLIETCEESGSYDLLPYVDALRDRLGRVSLVVCLDSGAGNYDQLWLTTSLRGLISGSLEVQVLDEGIHSGGYGGIAPSSFRIMRQLFERLEDAGSGNVLPKGFHSPIPLQRLKEAEATAHILGDDVWKKMPWACGQDGLSVLPTTTDPKEALLNSTWRPSLSVTGAAGLPALADAGNVLRPRTAFKLSLRLPPLIDAAQAVQELKALLEVGPPYNAKVTFKSDAGAASGWNAPDVAPWLTSALNTASQRHYGADVAYIGQGGTIPLMNTLQAGFPTAQFMVCGVLGPKSNAHGPNEFLHVPYAKKLTAAVAEVIALAP; the protein is encoded by the coding sequence ATGAACGACATCGTCACCCCGACTCAGCCGTCGCTCGACACGGCCGCACTGCGTGAATTCGTCGAACGCAAGTGGAACGACGAAATCCTGCATGCGCTCACCGACTACATTGCGGTACCGGCCAAAAGCCCCGGTTTCGACGCCGACTGGGCGCGCAACGGCTACATCGACCGCGTGGTGCGCGACGCCGCGCAGTGGGCGGAGCGTCAGCCGGTCAAGGGGCTCAAGCTCGAAGTGATTCGTCTGGAAGGCCGCACGCCGGTGATCTTCTTCGAAGTGCCCACCACGCGTTCGGGCAGCACCGAGACCATCGTGCTGTACGGCCACCTCGACAAGCAGCCCGAGTTCGACGGCTGGCGCAAGGACCTCGGGCCGTGGACGCCGAAGTTCGAAGACGGCAAGCTTTACGGCCGAGGCGGTGCGGACGACGGCTACGCCATCTATTCCAGCGTCACGGCACTCGCTGCGCTCGACGCGCAGGGCGTGGAGCGTCCGCGATGCGTCGGTCTCATCGAGACCTGCGAAGAATCGGGCAGCTACGATTTGCTGCCGTATGTCGACGCACTGCGCGACCGCCTCGGCCGCGTGAGTCTCGTCGTGTGTCTGGATTCCGGCGCGGGCAATTACGACCAACTGTGGCTCACGACGTCGCTGCGCGGCCTGATCTCGGGCAGTCTCGAAGTGCAAGTGCTCGACGAGGGCATCCACTCGGGCGGTTACGGCGGGATTGCACCGTCGAGCTTCCGCATCATGCGTCAGTTGTTCGAGCGGCTCGAAGATGCGGGCAGTGGCAACGTGTTGCCGAAGGGTTTCCATAGCCCGATTCCGCTGCAACGTCTGAAAGAAGCCGAAGCCACTGCGCACATTCTCGGCGACGACGTCTGGAAGAAGATGCCGTGGGCCTGCGGTCAGGACGGCTTGTCCGTGCTGCCGACTACGACCGATCCGAAGGAGGCGCTGCTCAACTCGACGTGGCGTCCGTCGCTGTCGGTGACGGGGGCGGCGGGTCTGCCCGCGCTGGCCGACGCGGGTAACGTGCTGCGTCCGCGCACCGCTTTCAAGCTTTCGCTGCGTCTCCCGCCGCTCATCGATGCGGCGCAGGCGGTGCAAGAACTCAAGGCATTGCTCGAAGTCGGCCCGCCGTACAACGCGAAGGTGACGTTCAAGTCCGACGCAGGCGCGGCTTCCGGCTGGAACGCACCCGATGTGGCACCGTGGCTTACGTCGGCACTGAACACGGCGTCGCAACGCCACTACGGTGCGGACGTCGCGTATATCGGGCAGGGCGGTACGATCCCGCTGATGAACACGCTGCAAGCCGGTTTTCCGACGGCGCAGTTCATGGTGTGTGGCGTGCTCGGGCCGAAGTCCAACGCGCACGGACCGAACGAGTTCCTGCACGTGCCGTACGCGAAGAAGCTGACGGCGGCGGTGGCGGAGGTGATTGCGCTGGCACCATAA
- a CDS encoding allantoate amidohydrolase has translation MELNALAPLAEQLFTDLRRLGNDGVGITRDSYGDGENAAAAYLTQWAGHQGLSVARDRAANLVFTLPEDDGNTPATWIGSHLDSVPQGGNYDGLAGIVAGLLCLVEQMRSQRHTATPVRVLALRGEESAWFGRAYMGSSALFGKLTDADLAMPHRSHGRSLGECMAQAGADVDAIREGATLFDASRAKAWLELHIEQGPVMIARNMPVAIVPGIRGNVRHNRVTCVGEAGHSGAVPRWLRHDAMFAVADLITRLDEHWRALLERGIDMVVTTGIVGTDPAEHAISRIPGKVDFSLEVRSQSLDTLDVFYELMRTECRAIERDRGVKFVFDRRLASAPAVMDKHVSSLLEDACRAFDLPQERVPSGAGHDAAIFANAGIPSGMVFVRNANGSHNPAEHMELDDFMRGVQVMEAATHRI, from the coding sequence ATGGAACTGAACGCGCTGGCCCCGCTGGCCGAGCAACTTTTCACCGACCTGCGCCGACTCGGCAACGACGGCGTCGGTATTACCCGCGACAGCTATGGCGACGGCGAGAACGCCGCCGCAGCATATCTGACGCAATGGGCTGGCCACCAAGGCCTGAGCGTCGCACGCGACCGCGCAGCCAATCTCGTCTTCACGTTGCCGGAGGACGACGGCAACACCCCGGCCACATGGATCGGCTCCCACCTCGACTCCGTCCCGCAAGGGGGCAACTACGACGGTCTTGCCGGTATCGTCGCCGGACTGCTGTGCCTCGTCGAACAAATGCGCAGCCAGCGACACACCGCGACACCGGTGCGCGTACTCGCGCTGCGTGGCGAAGAGAGCGCGTGGTTCGGTCGCGCCTACATGGGATCGAGCGCGCTGTTCGGCAAGCTGACCGACGCCGATCTCGCCATGCCGCATCGCAGCCACGGCCGCTCGCTGGGCGAGTGCATGGCGCAGGCCGGTGCAGACGTCGATGCCATTCGCGAAGGCGCGACGCTCTTCGACGCGTCACGGGCGAAAGCATGGCTTGAGCTTCACATCGAGCAGGGTCCCGTCATGATTGCGCGCAATATGCCGGTGGCCATCGTGCCGGGCATTCGCGGCAATGTGCGTCACAACCGGGTGACGTGTGTCGGCGAGGCCGGACACTCGGGCGCGGTGCCGCGCTGGCTACGCCACGACGCGATGTTCGCCGTCGCCGACCTCATCACGCGGCTCGACGAACACTGGCGTGCGTTGCTCGAGCGCGGTATCGACATGGTGGTGACGACCGGCATCGTCGGCACCGATCCCGCCGAGCACGCGATCTCGCGCATCCCGGGCAAGGTCGACTTCAGTCTGGAAGTGCGCAGCCAGAGCCTCGATACGCTCGACGTCTTCTATGAGCTGATGCGCACCGAATGCCGCGCCATCGAACGCGACCGGGGTGTGAAGTTCGTCTTCGACCGACGGTTGGCGTCGGCACCGGCCGTCATGGACAAGCATGTGTCCTCGCTACTCGAAGATGCCTGCCGGGCGTTCGACCTGCCTCAGGAACGGGTGCCGAGCGGTGCAGGACACGACGCCGCCATCTTCGCCAACGCAGGCATTCCAAGCGGCATGGTGTTCGTGCGCAATGCCAATGGCTCGCACAACCCCGCCGAACACATGGAACTCGACGACTTCATGCGAGGCGTGCAGGTGATGGAAGCGGCAACGCACCGGATCTGA